The Penaeus chinensis breed Huanghai No. 1 chromosome 16, ASM1920278v2, whole genome shotgun sequence genome window below encodes:
- the LOC125033597 gene encoding RING-type E3 ubiquitin-protein ligase PPIL2-like, giving the protein MGKRQHQKDKMYLTSTEWSTLYGGYKKSSHTGARAEFRRLPLSHCALSLLPFNHPYIDPKGNVFDLEAILPFVKKFKVNPVTGEPLNEKDLIKVTFHRANTGEYHCPVLYKPLTNTSHVVAVKTTGNVFCYEAIEQLNIKVNNWRELLTDKPFTRNDLIIIQDSQDLTKFNISKFHHVINSLKVEDEETVKARSDASMRLKNVSRDTQQILEEFNKTYKDDGPKEESGERVADKFNAAHYSTGKVAASFTSTSVDVETKQVAAVLEDDVVRYQRVKKRGYVSLKTNLGTLNLEVYCDTVPKASENFVRLCDRGYYKGTKFHRSIRHFMIQGGDPEGTGKGGESIWGKAFKDEFRPNLSHKGRGVLSMANSGPDTNKSQFFITYRSCAHLDGKHTIFGRVVGGLSTLSGMEAIETDNKDVPIEDIIIQETTVFVDPFKEADVELAEERRLEIEKRKAEEDELKNRKRPKVVEDQFKMFRSGVGKFLDLGKSSVSKEELQTSSQQKKKKEATYGFKDFSIF; this is encoded by the exons ATGGGGAAAAGGCAACACCAGAAAGATAAAAT GTACCTAACCTCCACAGAGTGGTCAACACTCTATGGAGGTTACAAAAAGTCATCACACACTGGAGCCCGAGCAGAATTCAGACGCTTGCCACTCAGTCATTGTGCTCTGTCGCTGTTGCCCTTCAACCACCCGTACATTGATCCAAAGGGAAATGTTTTTGATCTTGAGGCAATCCTGCCTTTCGTTAAAAAATTCAAAGTGAATCCAGTCACTGGAGAG CCATTGAACGAAAAGGACCTGATAAAAGTTACCTTTCACCGAGCAAATACTGGAGAATACCACTGCCCTGTATTGTACAAGCCCCTCACCAACACCTCTCATGTGGTTGCAGTCAAGACAACTGGCAATGTCTTCTGTTATGAa GCCATAGAACAGCTGAATATTAAAGTCAATAATTGGAGAGAGCTCCTCACAGACAAGCCCTTCACCCGGAATGACTTGATTATCATCCAGGATTCTCAAGACCTGACCAAGTTCAACATCAGCAAGTTTCATCATGTCATAAACAGCCTTAAAGtagaggatgagg AGACTGTTAAAGCTCGTTCAGATGCATCCATGAGATTGAAGAATGTTTCACGAGATACTCAGCAGATCCTGGAAGAGTTCAACAAAACATACAAAGATGATGGTCCAAAGGAGGAATCAGGAGAACGAGTAGCAGACAAGTTTAATGCG GCACATTATTCAACTGGGAAAGTAGCAGCCAGCTTTACCTCAACTTCAGTAGATGTGGAAACGAAACAAGTAGCAGCAGTACTAGAAGACGATGTTGTCAGATATCAGAGGGTTAAAAAAAGGG GTTATGTTTCCCTCAAGACAAATTTGGGTACATTGAACCTTGAAGTGTATTGTGACACAGTTCCAAAAGCCTCAGAGAACTTCGTAAGGTTATGTGATCGTGGATATTACAAGGGAACAAAATTCCACAGATCAATTAGACATTTCATG ATACAAGGAGGAGATCCAGAAGGTACAGGCAAAGGTGGAGAGTCCATTTGGGGAAAAGCATTCAAGGATGAATTTCGGCCCAACTTGTCCCATAAGGGGCGAGGAGTGCTCTCTATGGCAAATTCGGGACCTGACACCAATAAAAGCCAATT CTTTATTACATACAGATCCTGTGCCCACCTTGATGGTAAACATACTATATTTGGGCGAGTTGTGGGTGGTCTTTCAACATTATCAGGAATGGAGGCTATTGAGACAGACAACAAGGATGTTCCAATTGAGGACATTATCATCCAGGAAACCACAGTATTTGTAGACCCCTTTAAGGAAGCAGATGTtgag CTTGCAGAAGAGAGGCGACTTGAGATTGAGAAAAGAAAGGCTGAAGAAGATGAGCTTAAGAATAGAAAACGGCCAAAAGTAGTGGAAGACCAGTTCAAGATGTTTCGGTCTGGAGTTGGCAAGTTCCTTGACCTAGGAAAATCATCAGTTTC AAAAGAAGAACTTCAAACatcatcacaacagaagaaaaagaaggaggcaaCCTATGGCTTTAAGGATTTCAGTATTTTCTAG